In one window of Acanthopagrus latus isolate v.2019 chromosome 15, fAcaLat1.1, whole genome shotgun sequence DNA:
- the gpr155b gene encoding integral membrane protein GPR155 isoform X2 has protein sequence MEIANNYVLIHGKNISHNTLVGSAAVPHMSIDKLFPALLECFGIIMCGYIAGRADIITESQSKGLGNFVSKFALPALLFKNMVLLDFGDVIWAFLWSVLVAKVTVFVLVCVLTLMVASPESRYSKAGLYAIFATQSNDFALGYPIVDALYRSTYPEYLQYIYLVAPVSLMLLNPIGFALCEVQKWRQSSHPQHSTAGIVGVVVVQVLKNPVVFMVIVGIIAHFALGQQIPAVLSEFIDGLANSFGGAALFYLGLTMVGQLRKLTRDTGVALILLITAKLLVMPLVCKDMVDILDVGVNSTSANHTSLSNFAFLYGVFPTAPSVAIYAGHYNMELEVVTSGMVISTFLSAPIMYVSAWLLTIPLMDPTPLVTELENVSFNISIVSLVALVWTIVVMLLSRKFNRLPHLFALNLFLAQFLVCVSMILWNFLVKKEDNLVGKILTFTLLYGSLYSTYIWTGLIPLCLALTNRDDLLRLRPGVFMILGWGVPFLMVGGLLISGERTDTIDSAFFYGRAQIISTAVVLAVSLVLGAISLMGLSQGEREQRGYQALSRAAVAGISDEQRATGGLEDPQQQQQQQPQVANSPACSINSDLHTFSPLQSLPDMIASTQREHTNSTGHSGALSDGQQQQGPSSSEQPLNLPPPGPQTTDDKQTVRHVLLCLLLFVSLLANLSSCLWWLFNKDPGRLYLELQFFCAVANYGQGFLSFGIFGLDRHLIILPFKKRLLWLWQGRESDDLSPSGVPEEVRLTCTQFVRYHKDQCVQDLVHTRSGSGESVSASTGESFL, from the exons ATGGAGATTGCTAACAACTACGTGCTGATCCATGGGAAGAACATATCCCATAATACCCTGGTGGGCTCTGCTGCGGTGCCCCACATGTCCATCGACAAGCTCTTCCCGGCTCTCCTTGAGTGCTTTGGCATCATAATGTGCGGCTACATAGCTGGCAG GGCAGACATCATCACAGAGAGCCAGTCGAAGGGTTTGGGGAACTTTGTGTCTAAGTTTGCTCTCCCAGCCCTGCTCTTTAAAAACATGGTGCTGTTGGACTTTGGAGACGTCATCTGGGCGTTTCTTTGGAGCGTGCTGGTCGCTAAG gtgacagtgtttgtgctggtgtgtgtgctgactcTGATGGTGGCCAGTCCAGAAAGCAGATACAGCAAAGCTGGCCTGTACGCCATCTTTGCAACGCAGAGTAATGACTTTGCTTTAGGATACCCGATAG tTGATGCTTTGTATCGGAGCACATATCCAGAATACCTTCAGTACATCTATCTAGTCGCCCCGGTCTCCCTCATGCTCCTCAATCCCATCGGCTTCGCTCTTTGTGAGGTGCAGAAGTGGAGGCAGTCCAGCCATCCACAGCACAGCACTGCAGGCATTGTAGGAGTTGTAGTCGTACAG GTGCTGAAGAACCCAGTAGTATTCATGGTGATCGTGGGAATCATCGCCCACTTCGCTCTGGGCCAGCAGATCCCTGCTGTCCTGTCAGAGTTCATCGACGGCCTGGCTAACTCTTTCGGAGGGGCAGCTTTGTTTTACCTCGGCCTCACGATG GTCGGCCAGCTCAGAAAACTAACCAGAGACACTGGAGTTGCCTTGATTCTCCTCATCACAGCCAAACT CCTGGTGATGCCTCTGGTCTGTAAAGACATGGTGGATATTCTGGATGTTGGAGTGAACAGCACGAGTGCCAACCACACCAGTTTGTCCAACTTTGCTTTCCTGTATGGAGTCTTCCCAACTGCACCCAGTGTGGCCATCTATGCCGGGCACTACAAcatggagctggaggtg GTGACATCAGGGATGGTCATCAGTACGTTTCTGTCTGCCCCCATCATGTACGTGTCAGCGTGGTTGTTAACGATCCCTCTAATGGACCCGACGCCCCTGGTGACAGAACTTGAAAACGTTAGCTTCAACATCAGCATCGTCTCCCTTGTTGCACTG GTGTGGACCATTGTGGTGATGTTACTCAGCAGGAAATTTAACAGACTTCCTCACCTGTTTGCCTTAAATCTTTTCCTGGCTCAG TTCCTGGTGTGTGTCAGTATGATCCTGTGGAACTTCTTGGTGAAAAAAGAAGATAATCTGGTCGGCAAAATTCTCACCTTCACTCTGCTCTACGGATCTCTGTACAGCACCTACATttggacag GTTTAATCCCTCTCTGTCTGGCTCTGACTAACAGAGATGACCTGCTGAGACTGAGACCAGGAGTATTCATGATTTTGGGTTGGGG gGTTCCCTTCCTGATGGTTGGAGGTCTTCTGATATCAGGAGAGAGGACTGACACCATAGACTCTGCCTTCTTCTATGGCAGAGCTCAG ATAATCAGCACAGCAGTGGTGCTTGCAGTCAGCCTGGTGCTTGGTGCGATTTCTCTGATGGGACTCAGCCAAGgtgagagggagcagagaggctACCAGGCcctgagcagagctgctgttgcaGGAATCAGTGATGAGCAGAGGGCCACTGGTGGCCTGGAAgatccacaacaacaacaacagcagcagccacaggtgGCAAATTCACCTGCCTGCAGCATCAACTCAG aCCTCcacactttctctcctcttcagtcCCTACCTGACATGATCGCCAGCACGCAGAGGgagcacacaaacagcacag gCCACAGTGGGGCGCTGAGTGACGGCCAACAGCAGCAGGGTCCTTCATCTTCAGAGCAGCCGCTGAACCTGCCACCACCCGGGCCTCAGACCACCGATGAcaaacagacagtcagacacgttctgctctgtctgctgctctttgtcagCCTGCTCGCG AACCTGTCCAGCTGTCTGTGGTGGCTGTTCAACAAAGATCCAGGAAGACTTTACCTTGAACTACAGTTCTTCTGTGCTGTAGCCAACTATGGACAG GGCTTCCTGTCCTTTGGGATCTTTGGTCTGGACAGACACCTCATCATCCTGCCTTTTAAAAAGAG gTTGCTCTGGCTGTGGCAGGGCAGGGAGAGTGATGATTTGAGTCCCTCAGGTGTACCAGAGGAGGTGAGGCTCACCTGTACTCAGTTTGTCCGCTACCACAAAGACCAGTGTGTACAAGACCTAGTACACACACGCAG TGGCTCAGGGGAGAGTGTGAGCGCCTCGACAGGTGAATCCTTCCTCTGA
- the tmem41ab gene encoding transmembrane protein 41A-B — protein sequence MRSVAGLAAIVAAASVYLYLLSTHLPPGPEHVQPGSEGQDEAVQEYRLKFPSDLDELRDLAEMLKFYKREHHGYVLLLFCSAYLYKQSFAIPGSSFLNMLAGAIFGPWEGLVLACLLTTTGSTFCYLLSATFGKQHVVQLFPDKVDLLQRKVEENRSSLFFFLLFLRFFPMTPNWFLNITCPVLNIPMPIFFFSVFIGLIPYNFICVRTGSILSEIHSLDDIFSWGTLAQLLAIALMALLPGALIKRYGKTHLKVDGMDSNGPSQAEIKQDRKRR from the exons ATGCGCTCCGTGGCGGGGTTAGCTGCCATTGTGGCGGCGGCGAGTGTCTACCTCTACCTGCTGTCCACTCATCTCCCCCCGGGACCAGAGCACGTCCAGCCGGGCTCCGAGGGGCAGGACGAGGCGGTGCAGGAGTACAG GCTGAAGTTCCCGTCGGACCTGGACGAGCTGCGGGACCTCGCGGAGATGCTCAAGTTTTATAAACGAGAACATCACGGCTacgtcctgctgctgttctgcagCGCCTACCTCTACAAACAGTCCTTCGCCATACCTGGTTCCTCTTTCCTG AACATGTTAGCTGGTGCCATATTCGGGCCCTGGGAGGGTTTGGTGTTGGCCTGCCTGCTCACCACGACGGGCTCCACGTTCTGCTACCTGCTCTCCGCTACGTTTGGGAAGCAGCATGTGGTTCAGCTCTTCCCTGATAAGGTGgacctgctgcagaggaag GTGGAGGAAAACCGTAGCagtttgttcttcttcctccttttcctccgTTTCTTCCCTATGACTCCTAACTGGTTCCTTAACATCACCTGTCCTGTCCTCAACATCCCTATGcccattttcttcttctctgtgttcatAG GTTTGATCCCCTACAACTTCATCTGTGTTCGCACGGGCTCCATCCTCTCAGAGATCCATTCCCTGGATGACATCTTCTCCTGGGGGACGCTGGCTCAGCTCCTTGCCATCGCCCTCATGGCTCTCCTCCCCGGAGCGCTGATCAAACGTTACGGCAAAACTCACCTGAAGGTGGACGGCATGGACAGCAACGGACCGAGCCAGGCTGAGATCAAGCAGGACCGCAAGAGACGATGA
- the gpr155b gene encoding integral membrane protein GPR155 isoform X1, with amino-acid sequence MEIANNYVLIHGKNISHNTLVGSAAVPHMSIDKLFPALLECFGIIMCGYIAGRADIITESQSKGLGNFVSKFALPALLFKNMVLLDFGDVIWAFLWSVLVAKVTVFVLVCVLTLMVASPESRYSKAGLYAIFATQSNDFALGYPIVDALYRSTYPEYLQYIYLVAPVSLMLLNPIGFALCEVQKWRQSSHPQHSTAGIVGVVVVQVLKNPVVFMVIVGIIAHFALGQQIPAVLSEFIDGLANSFGGAALFYLGLTMVGQLRKLTRDTGVALILLITAKLLVMPLVCKDMVDILDVGVNSTSANHTSLSNFAFLYGVFPTAPSVAIYAGHYNMELEVVTSGMVISTFLSAPIMYVSAWLLTIPLMDPTPLVTELENVSFNISIVSLVALVWTIVVMLLSRKFNRLPHLFALNLFLAQFLVCVSMILWNFLVKKEDNLVGKILTFTLLYGSLYSTYIWTGLIPLCLALTNRDDLLRLRPGVFMILGWGVPFLMVGGLLISGERTDTIDSAFFYGRAQIISTAVVLAVSLVLGAISLMGLSQGEREQRGYQALSRAAVAGISDEQRATGGLEDPQQQQQQQPQVANSPACSINSDLHTFSPLQSLPDMIASTQREHTNSTGHSGALSDGQQQQGPSSSEQPLNLPPPGPQTTDDKQTVRHVLLCLLLFVSLLANLSSCLWWLFNKDPGRLYLELQFFCAVANYGQGFLSFGIFGLDRHLIILPFKKRLLWLWQGRESDDLSPSGVPEEVRLTCTQFVRYHKDQCVQDLVHTRRFGRGGGLEEEEEEALRHSLSHQPQHLHLHQDSQEHLNQNLHQIHQSHDPAESCDQRSLPSQIQLVPENEHQAHIYNSDIPEEPISQLHSDQHLPQHDFASNPPHPDQNPQLHLESVFRGSDLVDWLVERGLCAGRAEAQLYGVRLQLGGVLDHLTGQHSFRDEPTLLYRFTQGRGEGWSRNI; translated from the exons ATGGAGATTGCTAACAACTACGTGCTGATCCATGGGAAGAACATATCCCATAATACCCTGGTGGGCTCTGCTGCGGTGCCCCACATGTCCATCGACAAGCTCTTCCCGGCTCTCCTTGAGTGCTTTGGCATCATAATGTGCGGCTACATAGCTGGCAG GGCAGACATCATCACAGAGAGCCAGTCGAAGGGTTTGGGGAACTTTGTGTCTAAGTTTGCTCTCCCAGCCCTGCTCTTTAAAAACATGGTGCTGTTGGACTTTGGAGACGTCATCTGGGCGTTTCTTTGGAGCGTGCTGGTCGCTAAG gtgacagtgtttgtgctggtgtgtgtgctgactcTGATGGTGGCCAGTCCAGAAAGCAGATACAGCAAAGCTGGCCTGTACGCCATCTTTGCAACGCAGAGTAATGACTTTGCTTTAGGATACCCGATAG tTGATGCTTTGTATCGGAGCACATATCCAGAATACCTTCAGTACATCTATCTAGTCGCCCCGGTCTCCCTCATGCTCCTCAATCCCATCGGCTTCGCTCTTTGTGAGGTGCAGAAGTGGAGGCAGTCCAGCCATCCACAGCACAGCACTGCAGGCATTGTAGGAGTTGTAGTCGTACAG GTGCTGAAGAACCCAGTAGTATTCATGGTGATCGTGGGAATCATCGCCCACTTCGCTCTGGGCCAGCAGATCCCTGCTGTCCTGTCAGAGTTCATCGACGGCCTGGCTAACTCTTTCGGAGGGGCAGCTTTGTTTTACCTCGGCCTCACGATG GTCGGCCAGCTCAGAAAACTAACCAGAGACACTGGAGTTGCCTTGATTCTCCTCATCACAGCCAAACT CCTGGTGATGCCTCTGGTCTGTAAAGACATGGTGGATATTCTGGATGTTGGAGTGAACAGCACGAGTGCCAACCACACCAGTTTGTCCAACTTTGCTTTCCTGTATGGAGTCTTCCCAACTGCACCCAGTGTGGCCATCTATGCCGGGCACTACAAcatggagctggaggtg GTGACATCAGGGATGGTCATCAGTACGTTTCTGTCTGCCCCCATCATGTACGTGTCAGCGTGGTTGTTAACGATCCCTCTAATGGACCCGACGCCCCTGGTGACAGAACTTGAAAACGTTAGCTTCAACATCAGCATCGTCTCCCTTGTTGCACTG GTGTGGACCATTGTGGTGATGTTACTCAGCAGGAAATTTAACAGACTTCCTCACCTGTTTGCCTTAAATCTTTTCCTGGCTCAG TTCCTGGTGTGTGTCAGTATGATCCTGTGGAACTTCTTGGTGAAAAAAGAAGATAATCTGGTCGGCAAAATTCTCACCTTCACTCTGCTCTACGGATCTCTGTACAGCACCTACATttggacag GTTTAATCCCTCTCTGTCTGGCTCTGACTAACAGAGATGACCTGCTGAGACTGAGACCAGGAGTATTCATGATTTTGGGTTGGGG gGTTCCCTTCCTGATGGTTGGAGGTCTTCTGATATCAGGAGAGAGGACTGACACCATAGACTCTGCCTTCTTCTATGGCAGAGCTCAG ATAATCAGCACAGCAGTGGTGCTTGCAGTCAGCCTGGTGCTTGGTGCGATTTCTCTGATGGGACTCAGCCAAGgtgagagggagcagagaggctACCAGGCcctgagcagagctgctgttgcaGGAATCAGTGATGAGCAGAGGGCCACTGGTGGCCTGGAAgatccacaacaacaacaacagcagcagccacaggtgGCAAATTCACCTGCCTGCAGCATCAACTCAG aCCTCcacactttctctcctcttcagtcCCTACCTGACATGATCGCCAGCACGCAGAGGgagcacacaaacagcacag gCCACAGTGGGGCGCTGAGTGACGGCCAACAGCAGCAGGGTCCTTCATCTTCAGAGCAGCCGCTGAACCTGCCACCACCCGGGCCTCAGACCACCGATGAcaaacagacagtcagacacgttctgctctgtctgctgctctttgtcagCCTGCTCGCG AACCTGTCCAGCTGTCTGTGGTGGCTGTTCAACAAAGATCCAGGAAGACTTTACCTTGAACTACAGTTCTTCTGTGCTGTAGCCAACTATGGACAG GGCTTCCTGTCCTTTGGGATCTTTGGTCTGGACAGACACCTCATCATCCTGCCTTTTAAAAAGAG gTTGCTCTGGCTGTGGCAGGGCAGGGAGAGTGATGATTTGAGTCCCTCAGGTGTACCAGAGGAGGTGAGGCTCACCTGTACTCAGTTTGTCCGCTACCACAAAGACCAGTGTGTACAAGACCTAGTACACACACGCAG GTttggacgaggaggaggactggaggaggaggaggaggaggctttGAGACATTCCCTCTCCCATCAGCCCCAGCATCTACACTTGCATCAGGATTCTCAGGAGCATCTAAACCAGAACCTGCACCAGATTCACCAAAGTCACGATCCAGCTGAATCCTGTGACCAACGTTCGCTTCCATCCCAAATTCAGCTTGTGCCTGAGAATGAACACCAAGCACATATTTACAACTCTGACATCCCAGAGGAGCCGATTTCACAGCTCCACTCTGACCAACACCTACCCCAGCATGATTTTGCCTCTAACCCACCCCATCCTGATCAGAATCCTCAGCTCCATTTAGAAAGTGTGTTTCGGGGCAGCGACTTGGTGGACTGGCTGGTTGAGCGGGGCCTGTGTGCCGGGCGAGCCGAGGCCCAACTGTATGGTGTTCGACTTCAGCTGGGAGGAGTGTTAGATCACCTGACAGGTCAGCACAGCTTCAGGGATGAACCCACTCTGCTGTACCGGTTCACacaggggagaggggagggatggtCCAGGAACATTTGA